From a region of the Roseivirga sp. 4D4 genome:
- a CDS encoding DUF1295 domain-containing protein: protein MIQVVLDLLLLGLAYASFWFIVSIIVKRNDIADVAWGLGYVGLCVYLYLTQMRSEVADLAYGVVIIWGLRLSIYIGLRNLKKKEDFRYKKWREEWGSNFYWRSYLQVYLLQVLLLLIISTPLIIVSQAYGSELNFLAGFGLALWLTGFYWQAVGDYQLARFKKKKTHKDQIIQSGLWEHSRHPNYFGEILMWFGVGLIVLNVSNGWTGLISPILITYLLLKVSGVPMLERRYKDNAAFQAYKKRTPAVFPNLWSR, encoded by the coding sequence ATGATACAAGTCGTGCTTGACTTATTGCTACTAGGCCTGGCTTACGCTAGCTTCTGGTTTATCGTTTCTATCATAGTTAAAAGGAATGACATCGCTGATGTGGCCTGGGGTCTGGGATACGTTGGACTCTGCGTCTATCTATACCTTACTCAAATGCGCAGTGAGGTAGCTGATCTGGCCTATGGTGTTGTAATCATTTGGGGGCTCAGACTTAGTATCTACATCGGCTTACGGAACCTGAAAAAGAAAGAAGATTTTCGCTACAAAAAATGGCGAGAGGAGTGGGGGAGTAATTTCTATTGGCGTTCCTACTTGCAGGTATACCTGTTGCAAGTGTTGCTCTTGCTGATCATAAGCACGCCTCTTATAATAGTAAGTCAAGCCTACGGGAGCGAACTTAATTTTTTAGCTGGTTTTGGATTGGCTCTTTGGCTGACTGGCTTCTATTGGCAGGCTGTTGGAGATTATCAGCTAGCGCGATTCAAAAAGAAAAAGACACACAAAGATCAAATCATACAATCAGGACTATGGGAGCACTCACGTCACCCTAACTACTTTGGTGAGATCCTAATGTGGTTTGGAGTTGGACTGATCGTATTGAATGTGTCAAACGGCTGGACTGGCTTGATAAGCCCAATTCTAATCACCTATTTGCTCTTGAAAGTCTCTGGAGTTCCCATGCTCGAAAGGCGATACAAAGACAATGCAGCCTTCCAAGCCTACAAGAAAAGGACCCCGGCAGTTTTTCCTAATCTGTGGTCACGGTAA
- a CDS encoding DUF2177 family protein → MSFSLLLKAYLLTTVVFFAIDILWLGVIAKNLYNKYLRRLLAPKVNWFAAIIFYLIFIVGIFYFAIVPSVEAGSLEQAILKGALFGFFTYATYDLTNLATLRGWPIRIVFIDIIWGSVLTASVSTAGFYITNWLMA, encoded by the coding sequence ATGTCGTTTTCGCTATTACTTAAAGCCTATTTGCTCACAACGGTGGTGTTTTTTGCCATTGATATCCTATGGCTGGGTGTCATTGCGAAGAACCTTTACAATAAGTATTTGAGAAGACTTCTGGCACCTAAGGTGAATTGGTTTGCTGCCATCATCTTCTACCTGATCTTCATAGTGGGTATTTTCTACTTTGCCATAGTGCCTTCAGTAGAAGCTGGCTCTTTGGAACAGGCCATTTTGAAAGGTGCTCTCTTTGGCTTTTTTACCTATGCCACCTATGATTTGACCAACCTGGCCACCTTGAGAGGCTGGCCGATTCGCATAGTTTTTATTGATATCATTTGGGGTTCTGTGCTGACAGCTTCAGTAAGTACAGCGGGCTTTTATATCACTAACTGGCTAATGGCATGA